Proteins found in one Phocoena sinus isolate mPhoSin1 chromosome 19, mPhoSin1.pri, whole genome shotgun sequence genomic segment:
- the CAPNS2 gene encoding calpain small subunit 2 — protein MFLAKALLEGADQGQGLGQALGDLLGGGSQKSRGARNIGGIVGGIVNFISEAAAAQYTPEPPPTEQHFTNVEANESEEVRRFRQQFAQLAGPDMEVDATHLMNILNKVLSKHKDLKSDGFSLDTCRSIVSIMDSDTTGKLGFKEFKYLWRNIKKWQCVYKQYDRDHSGSLGSSQLRGALQAAGFQLKEQLYQMIVRRYAHEDGSMDFNNFISCLVRLDAMFRAFKSLDRDVDGLIQVSIQEWLQLTMYS, from the coding sequence ATGTTTCTTGCAAAAGCTCTATTGGAAGGAGCAGATCAAGGTCAAGGTCTTGGACAAGCTCTTGGAGACCTTCTTGGAGGAGGCAGTCAGAAAAGTAGAGGAGCAAGAAATATTGGAGGGATAGTTGGAGGAATTGTGAATTTTATCAGTGAGGCTGCAGCTGCTCAGTATACCCCGGAACCACCACCCACTGAGCAGCATTTCACCAACGTGGAGGCCAATGAAAGTGAGGAAGTTAGGCGGTTTCGGCAACAATTTGCACAGCTGGCTGGACCAGACATGGAAGTGGATGCCACTCACCTAATGAATATTCTCAACAAAGTCCTGTCTAAGCACAAGGATCTGAAGTCTGACGGCTTTAGTCTTGACACCTGCCGGAGCATCGTGTCCATCATGGACAGTGATACAACTGGAAAGCTGGGCTTCAAAGAATTTAAGTATCTCTGGAGAAACATCAAGAAATGGCAGTGTGTTTATAAGCAATATGACAGGGACCATTCTGGGTCTCTGGGAAGTTCTCAGCTGCGGGGTGCTCTGCAGGCAGCAGGCTTCCAGCTAAAGGAACAACTTTACCAAATGATTGTCCGCCGATATGCCCATGAGGATGGAAGTATGGATTTTAACAACTTCATCAGCTGCCTGGTTCGCCTGGATGCCATGTTTCGTGCTTTCAAATCCCTGGATAGAGATGTGGATGGCCTGATTCAGGTGTCTATCCAAGAATGGCTGCAGCTGACCATGTATTCCTAA